In Chryseobacterium gleum, a single genomic region encodes these proteins:
- a CDS encoding MarR family winged helix-turn-helix transcriptional regulator, translated as MDNNKEKIENVDLILKQTWLAVSKMYTELAQEHDSTAVQALTLLKIDPKEGTRSTNLGPKMAIEPTSLTRIIKLLEDNGYIYKEKTTTDKREVIIKLTDKGLNSRNMSKEVVVNFNKKVMEKISPEKMETFKDVMSEIMKIANELLNNRK; from the coding sequence ATGGATAATAATAAGGAAAAAATAGAAAACGTAGATTTGATTTTAAAGCAGACCTGGCTGGCTGTTTCAAAAATGTACACAGAATTAGCTCAGGAACATGATTCAACGGCTGTACAGGCCCTTACTCTTCTTAAAATAGACCCTAAAGAAGGAACCCGAAGTACCAATCTCGGTCCAAAGATGGCTATTGAGCCTACTTCTTTAACGAGAATCATCAAACTTCTGGAAGATAATGGATATATCTATAAGGAAAAAACAACCACCGATAAAAGAGAGGTTATCATTAAACTTACAGATAAAGGGTTAAACTCCAGAAATATGTCTAAAGAAGTCGTTGTCAACTTTAACAAGAAGGTGATGGAAAAAATCTCCCCTGAAAAAATGGAAACGTTCAAAGACGTCATGAGCGAAATCATGAAAATAGCAAACGAATTATTAAATAACAGAAAATAA
- a CDS encoding ABC transporter ATP-binding protein — MHLQIKQADIGYNTTLISNANADLKLGDVCLLIGNNGVGKTTLIKSILHQLPLLDGKISINGKNVKSLSVKEIAENIAIVFSKSVIPQHYTVEDLISLGKYIYYPFYFELTKQDREEVAHIIEELDLNQYRYTLLKNLSDGNLQKAFIGRAITQNSPVIILDEPTTHLDEKNKIIILKTLRKLAKDQNKLILFSSHDWRLAKEFADKIWYVKENHLYSGIVEDILLQHGELTNASLFQINETFIPPIISAPQFHKEMLYSLLQKNFQKDLSDLNFEFQDPFWVITKDSAHYQCESFEEITKLIPNIH; from the coding sequence ATGCACCTACAGATCAAACAGGCAGATATCGGCTACAATACAACTTTAATCTCCAATGCCAATGCGGATTTAAAGCTTGGTGATGTATGCCTGCTGATTGGTAATAATGGTGTAGGAAAAACAACGCTTATCAAGTCTATTCTTCACCAGCTTCCTTTACTGGATGGTAAAATCTCTATTAATGGCAAAAATGTGAAGAGCCTTTCGGTAAAGGAAATTGCAGAAAACATTGCCATCGTTTTTTCAAAGTCTGTAATACCGCAGCATTATACAGTTGAGGACCTCATTTCCCTGGGAAAGTACATTTACTATCCTTTTTATTTTGAATTAACAAAACAAGACCGCGAAGAAGTTGCCCATATTATTGAAGAACTGGACTTAAATCAATACCGATATACGCTTCTTAAAAACCTCTCAGACGGAAATCTGCAGAAAGCGTTTATCGGCCGTGCCATTACCCAAAACTCGCCTGTCATTATTCTGGATGAGCCAACAACCCATCTGGATGAAAAAAACAAAATCATCATTCTTAAAACCCTGAGAAAACTGGCCAAGGATCAGAATAAGCTTATCCTGTTTTCTTCCCATGACTGGCGATTAGCCAAAGAGTTTGCAGACAAGATCTGGTATGTAAAAGAAAATCATCTGTATTCCGGGATTGTTGAGGACATTTTACTTCAGCATGGTGAGCTTACCAATGCTTCCTTATTCCAAATCAACGAGACTTTTATTCCACCTATTATCTCTGCCCCTCAGTTTCACAAGGAAATGCTGTATTCTCTGCTTCAAAAAAACTTCCAAAAAGACCTGTCTGACCTGAATTTTGAATTTCAGGACCCATTTTGGGTAATCACTAAAGATTCCGCTCATTACCAATGTGAATCTTTTGAAGAAATCACCAAATTAATTCCAAACATTCATTAA
- a CDS encoding GxxExxY protein, with amino-acid sequence MTENEISKIVFETGLKIHRKIGAGLFEHVYEECLFYELTKSGFLVERQKLLPIIYEDLKIDNAFKLDLLIENKVILEIKTVEYISPAHKAQLLTYLRMTNCKLGLLLNFQSDVFKNGVTRIVNNL; translated from the coding sequence ATGACAGAAAATGAAATTTCAAAAATTGTTTTTGAAACAGGTTTAAAGATCCATAGAAAAATTGGTGCGGGATTATTTGAGCATGTTTATGAAGAATGTTTATTTTATGAATTAACAAAATCAGGTTTTCTGGTAGAAAGACAAAAATTGCTTCCAATCATTTATGAAGATTTAAAAATAGACAATGCTTTTAAACTTGATCTACTGATTGAAAATAAAGTAATTCTGGAAATAAAAACAGTTGAGTACATATCACCTGCTCATAAAGCACAACTTTTGACTTACTTAAGAATGACAAACTGTAAATTGGGGCTATTACTCAATTTTCAATCCGATGTTTTCAAAAACGGAGTAACAAGAATTGTAAACAATTTATAA
- a CDS encoding TlpA family protein disulfide reductase: MKKIILSTLLLTALYSCKKEGQKTENTAAADSLSVSQTTEAEGSTVLPKELSPENVSQHLAKNNDTLYVTNFFATWCGPCMREIPSFKNKMEELKGKPVKFTFVNLDDKAEWAGAVKNFAVENKLGSSIILLDGQKLDQNFFHNNFKQWDGGSIPFTFMRKGDKTDEYLGMMTEDVLNSKIDSFLK; encoded by the coding sequence ATGAAGAAGATAATTTTATCCACGTTACTTCTTACTGCATTGTACAGCTGTAAAAAAGAAGGTCAGAAAACTGAAAATACGGCTGCTGCAGATTCTCTTTCTGTATCTCAAACTACAGAAGCTGAAGGAAGTACAGTTCTTCCCAAAGAACTTTCCCCGGAAAATGTAAGCCAGCATCTGGCAAAAAATAATGACACTTTATATGTTACCAATTTCTTTGCAACCTGGTGTGGTCCGTGTATGAGAGAAATTCCAAGTTTTAAAAATAAAATGGAGGAATTAAAAGGAAAACCTGTAAAGTTCACCTTTGTAAACCTTGATGATAAGGCTGAATGGGCAGGTGCTGTTAAAAATTTTGCTGTAGAAAACAAACTGGGAAGCAGTATTATCTTGCTGGACGGACAAAAATTAGATCAAAACTTCTTCCATAACAACTTCAAACAGTGGGACGGAGGTTCTATTCCTTTTACTTTCATGAGAAAAGGTGATAAAACTGATGAATATCTTGGAATGATGACGGAAGATGTTCTGAATTCAAAAATCGATTCTTTCTTAAAATAA
- a CDS encoding ferredoxin--NADP reductase has product MEQQIYKGKLIQFHPLKIAKKEQLTKNTFSLEFDIPENVKENFRFEAGQYVSIRFQSHGKEVINDYSMTSAPYEGKISLGIKINSSEGATSQLFQNYNMGDILWVSEPAGRFTLVSKPSEFRTIVAFAAGIGITPILSHFKNILHNEPRTRLFLFFGNKSSDDLVYRDQLDNLARTCGDRLQIFYFFSQEKIDDQFFYGRLDEKKLNLIINQILHLDDTDEESTIWDAVDEVLICGKGEMIKTLANACYHHGIPKKNIHFELFEEFNDDIYPVEKEFPLIENIEVEFTMLGKKYTTQLPDNKDKILQQLLIQKFPVPYSCKSGICGSCECSLEEGEVELLENEYLTEKEEAQGHILACMSIVKSKKIKLNFDLS; this is encoded by the coding sequence ATGGAACAACAAATCTATAAAGGGAAACTGATACAGTTTCATCCGTTAAAAATAGCGAAAAAGGAACAGCTGACCAAAAATACTTTTTCTCTGGAGTTTGATATTCCAGAGAATGTAAAGGAAAATTTCAGATTTGAAGCAGGGCAGTATGTCAGTATAAGATTTCAGTCACATGGGAAAGAGGTTATTAATGATTATTCAATGACTTCAGCACCTTATGAAGGAAAAATAAGCCTGGGAATAAAGATCAACTCTTCTGAAGGAGCTACATCCCAGTTGTTTCAAAACTACAATATGGGTGACATTCTATGGGTAAGTGAGCCGGCGGGAAGATTTACACTGGTCTCCAAGCCAAGCGAATTCAGAACTATTGTTGCTTTTGCAGCAGGAATCGGGATTACTCCTATTTTAAGCCACTTTAAAAATATCCTACACAACGAGCCCAGAACCCGTTTGTTTTTATTCTTTGGAAATAAAAGTTCGGATGATCTTGTGTATCGCGATCAATTGGATAACCTTGCCAGAACATGTGGCGACAGGCTTCAGATTTTTTACTTTTTTTCACAGGAGAAAATTGATGATCAGTTTTTTTATGGCCGGCTGGATGAGAAGAAACTGAATCTTATTATTAATCAGATTCTCCATTTGGATGATACTGATGAAGAATCTACCATCTGGGATGCGGTAGACGAGGTATTGATCTGCGGAAAAGGAGAAATGATCAAAACCCTGGCTAATGCATGCTATCATCATGGCATTCCGAAAAAGAACATTCATTTTGAGCTTTTTGAAGAATTCAATGATGATATTTATCCCGTAGAAAAAGAATTTCCTCTTATTGAAAATATAGAAGTTGAATTTACCATGCTGGGAAAAAAATATACAACCCAGCTTCCTGATAACAAGGATAAAATTCTTCAACAACTTCTGATTCAGAAATTCCCGGTACCTTATTCCTGCAAGTCGGGAATATGTGGCAGTTGTGAATGCTCTTTGGAAGAGGGAGAAGTGGAACTTCTGGAGAATGAGTATCTTACCGAAAAAGAGGAAGCGCAGGGACATATTTTAGCTTGCATGTCTATTGTGAAAAGTAAAAAAATAAAGCTTAACTTTGATCTTAGTTGA
- a CDS encoding SanA/YdcF family protein, with protein MRVIKNIFNLGFISLELGILMICLCNAWVFGLTNGRTYTKISKIPPREIALVLGTSPKMRSGKSNPYFTKRMDAAALLYHHGKIKKIIVSGEKSKGYNEPGAMRNYLVNQEGVPEDIIVEDPKGFNTYKSILRCKDVYKKKNVIIVSQGYHNLRALFFARNNDMNALGFDAQDVTKPESFYRNQAREILARVIAVVYFILGVSPD; from the coding sequence TTGAGAGTTATTAAGAACATATTTAACCTTGGGTTTATATCACTGGAATTAGGGATTCTGATGATATGCCTGTGTAATGCGTGGGTTTTCGGGCTTACCAACGGGAGAACCTATACCAAAATCTCAAAAATACCACCCAGAGAAATCGCTTTGGTGCTGGGAACATCTCCTAAAATGAGATCAGGAAAATCCAATCCTTATTTTACCAAAAGAATGGACGCTGCAGCACTTCTTTATCATCACGGAAAAATCAAAAAGATTATAGTGAGCGGGGAGAAGAGCAAAGGGTACAATGAGCCGGGAGCTATGAGAAATTATCTGGTGAATCAGGAAGGTGTTCCGGAAGATATTATTGTAGAAGATCCGAAAGGATTCAATACCTATAAAAGTATTCTGCGCTGTAAGGATGTTTATAAAAAGAAAAATGTCATCATTGTATCTCAGGGATATCATAACCTCAGAGCATTGTTTTTTGCCAGAAATAATGATATGAATGCTTTGGGATTTGATGCGCAGGATGTCACAAAACCTGAAAGCTTTTACAGAAATCAGGCGAGGGAAATCCTCGCCCGTGTGATTGCTGTTGTGTATTTTATTTTAGGTGTTTCTCCGGATTAG
- a CDS encoding BamA/TamA family outer membrane protein — MSCKHYKNSPQKYYKIISFATFVGLLYACSTTKKVPDGEYLLTKNTLEFEDKKVFFDEELKDYIQQKPNKKQFLFMPLSLLLYNMADPKYDTILNEYMTYPGEMRNQKLRDSLFLKYNMKSSVGKSLLFDRLLHNWGTPPVILDQGRSEKSAESIKKRLTYRGYWDADVKFKHNLDSASKKASVNYFVRHNDPTRIKDYYYNIPDQGIKGYYKSFLNKSLIRSGQILDQTVLEKEVTRITDMMREFGYYRFNASNDEVYFVADSLKSRKQVPLTMEIHKDSLDTPYKIATFGNIDVAIVDEPGDYPKNTKKDSLRRIRFHTVNDKYKISSIWRAIIPDSKKVFDQSKLDVTKRNLLAMNNFSIVKARDSLRQGGMSSPNDSIVDLLYVLKPLPKYELKVGTDINYSQVLNLGISPSVDLTTRNVFRGAENLSTSLSGTFGSIRSTKDISKRVAAYEISTQASLNFPRLLLPFNYYKLIPKRYTPTSSILLGASIQNNIGLGRLIFNTGLNYQASVNDQVYHKLTLFNTQVSLTKNKDAYYDYFVNDGRVKDEVFGNYFMFNAETAQVGQDYKDGKLSVDEVSKQIIDNEAYRASLNQQGTDLLTAFRGTLVNKDRQTQDVLISSMIYNFVYSEIGKKEYPNAFYFNGKVELAGNILSIFNKKDNSGGVVTGPQRTIFGLPYAQFVKFDIDTRKYFRFNGNQTLVLRQFIGVGIPYGNSQDMPIIKSYFNGGSNDIRAWVAFGGLGPADSQVDERVRTYMTDNLKLTTNIEYRIPFNKTYEGALFTDIGNTWSLRNYNDGYGDEFKFSKFWKQVGIGSGFGLRLNIAYVTARIDLAYKIYDPNKPEGDRWRIKYIQPFKPTVNIAFGYPF; from the coding sequence ATGAGCTGTAAGCATTATAAGAATTCTCCTCAAAAATATTATAAAATTATCTCATTTGCAACATTTGTTGGTCTCCTTTATGCTTGTAGTACTACGAAAAAAGTTCCTGATGGCGAATACCTGCTTACCAAGAACACTTTAGAGTTCGAAGATAAGAAAGTGTTTTTCGATGAGGAGCTCAAGGACTACATTCAGCAGAAGCCCAATAAAAAGCAATTCCTTTTTATGCCATTGAGTCTCCTTCTGTACAATATGGCTGATCCGAAATACGACACTATACTTAATGAATATATGACCTATCCCGGTGAGATGAGAAATCAGAAACTGAGAGACTCTTTATTCCTTAAATATAATATGAAAAGCAGCGTTGGAAAAAGCCTTCTTTTCGACCGTTTACTGCACAATTGGGGAACACCGCCTGTCATTCTTGATCAGGGCAGAAGTGAAAAAAGTGCTGAATCTATTAAGAAAAGACTTACCTACAGAGGATATTGGGATGCAGATGTAAAATTCAAGCATAATTTGGACTCCGCATCTAAAAAAGCATCTGTTAATTATTTTGTCAGACATAATGATCCTACACGCATCAAGGATTATTACTACAATATCCCGGATCAGGGGATCAAAGGATACTACAAGTCTTTCCTGAACAAAAGTCTTATAAGATCCGGACAAATTCTTGACCAGACAGTTCTTGAAAAAGAAGTAACAAGAATTACCGATATGATGAGGGAGTTTGGGTATTATCGATTCAATGCTTCCAATGACGAAGTTTATTTTGTAGCGGATTCTCTTAAAAGCAGGAAACAGGTTCCTTTAACAATGGAAATTCATAAAGACTCGCTGGATACCCCCTATAAGATTGCTACTTTTGGGAATATTGATGTTGCCATTGTGGATGAACCCGGTGATTATCCTAAAAATACAAAAAAAGACAGCTTAAGGAGAATAAGATTCCATACGGTGAATGATAAATATAAAATTTCATCCATTTGGAGAGCTATTATTCCGGACAGTAAAAAAGTCTTTGACCAATCTAAACTGGATGTCACCAAAAGAAATCTTTTGGCGATGAACAACTTTAGTATCGTTAAAGCAAGAGACTCTCTGAGACAAGGTGGAATGTCCTCACCTAACGACAGCATTGTTGATCTTTTATATGTACTGAAACCACTTCCTAAATATGAGTTGAAAGTGGGAACAGATATTAATTATTCCCAGGTGCTGAATCTGGGGATCTCTCCTTCTGTTGACCTTACCACACGAAATGTTTTCAGAGGTGCGGAAAACCTTTCTACCAGCCTTTCCGGAACGTTCGGATCAATAAGAAGTACGAAGGATATCAGCAAAAGAGTGGCTGCGTATGAAATATCAACACAGGCTTCATTGAATTTCCCGAGACTGCTGCTGCCGTTTAATTATTACAAACTGATTCCGAAACGATATACTCCAACATCTTCTATTTTGCTTGGAGCATCAATCCAGAATAATATTGGTCTGGGAAGGTTAATTTTCAATACAGGGCTTAATTATCAGGCAAGTGTAAATGACCAGGTATATCATAAGCTTACGTTATTTAATACTCAGGTCAGCCTTACAAAGAATAAAGATGCCTACTACGATTATTTTGTGAATGACGGAAGGGTAAAAGATGAAGTTTTCGGGAATTATTTCATGTTCAATGCGGAAACAGCACAGGTCGGCCAGGATTACAAAGATGGAAAACTGAGTGTAGATGAAGTTTCCAAACAGATTATCGATAATGAAGCTTACCGTGCAAGTCTTAACCAGCAGGGCACAGATCTGCTGACAGCCTTCAGAGGAACTTTGGTCAATAAAGACAGGCAGACACAGGATGTCCTTATTTCTTCCATGATCTATAACTTTGTTTATAGTGAAATCGGAAAAAAAGAATATCCAAATGCATTTTATTTCAACGGGAAAGTTGAACTTGCGGGTAATATCTTAAGCATATTCAATAAAAAAGACAACAGCGGAGGTGTGGTTACCGGTCCGCAAAGAACTATTTTCGGACTGCCATATGCGCAGTTTGTGAAATTTGATATTGACACAAGGAAATATTTCAGATTTAACGGGAACCAGACATTAGTTCTTCGCCAGTTTATCGGAGTAGGAATACCATACGGAAACTCCCAGGATATGCCTATTATCAAATCATATTTCAACGGAGGTTCCAATGATATCAGAGCTTGGGTAGCCTTCGGAGGATTGGGTCCTGCAGATTCTCAGGTGGATGAAAGAGTTCGTACCTATATGACGGACAACTTAAAGCTGACGACTAATATTGAATACAGAATTCCGTTTAATAAGACTTATGAAGGGGCTTTATTTACGGATATCGGGAATACCTGGAGTCTTCGTAACTACAATGACGGGTATGGTGATGAGTTTAAATTCAGTAAATTCTGGAAACAGGTAGGTATCGGAAGCGGGTTCGGATTAAGGTTAAACATTGCTTATGTTACTGCAAGAATCGACCTTGCCTACAAGATCTATGATCCGAATAAACCTGAAGGTGACCGCTGGAGAATCAAATACATCCAGCCTTTCAAACCAACAGTTAATATTGCGTTCGGGTATCCTTTCTAA
- a CDS encoding TrmH family RNA methyltransferase, with product MLTAHTIKVLQSLDKKKFRQKYNLFLVEGNKIICELFNSNFKVKEILSTDPQKLDRTDIPVTHISENELKKISFLKTPKDSVAVCYLAEEKKLEDKNIQLVLDGIQDPGNLGTIIRLADWFGIEQVICSEDTVDVYNPKVIQATMGSFTRVNVVYTDLVEYLSKTENVNIGTDMEGENIYTFEKPEKINLILGNEGNGMRPETEKLLQKSISIPRFGKSQSTESLNVSMAAGIILGQLFSK from the coding sequence ATGCTTACAGCTCATACAATAAAAGTTTTACAATCTTTAGATAAAAAGAAGTTCAGACAAAAATACAATTTGTTTTTGGTTGAAGGTAATAAAATCATTTGTGAACTTTTTAATTCTAACTTTAAAGTTAAAGAAATATTGTCAACCGATCCACAAAAATTGGACCGTACTGATATCCCTGTTACCCATATCTCTGAAAATGAATTAAAAAAAATCAGTTTTCTCAAAACTCCAAAAGATTCCGTTGCGGTATGTTATCTTGCTGAGGAAAAAAAACTGGAAGATAAGAATATACAGCTGGTTTTGGACGGTATACAGGATCCGGGAAATTTAGGAACCATCATACGTCTGGCAGACTGGTTTGGGATTGAGCAGGTTATCTGCAGTGAAGATACGGTAGACGTATACAACCCGAAAGTAATTCAGGCAACCATGGGTTCTTTTACCAGGGTGAATGTGGTATATACTGATCTTGTGGAATATCTTTCCAAAACAGAAAATGTAAACATCGGAACAGATATGGAAGGGGAGAATATCTATACTTTTGAGAAACCTGAGAAAATCAACCTGATCTTAGGAAACGAAGGAAACGGAATGAGACCGGAAACAGAGAAGCTTTTGCAGAAAAGTATCAGTATTCCAAGATTTGGAAAATCCCAGTCTACAGAAAGCCTGAATGTATCTATGGCTGCAGGGATTATTTTAGGACAGCTGTTTTCGAAATAA
- a CDS encoding phage holin family protein: MIETIKEYASKRIDLLKIEATEKSSLSAGLITYFVVLLVAFAFFIILFNFGIAFLIGKALDNYSYGFLIVAGFYALVMAFVVAFKGKIVNTVADQVIKFLNH; encoded by the coding sequence ATGATAGAAACTATTAAAGAATACGCCTCCAAGAGAATAGATCTTCTGAAAATTGAAGCCACTGAAAAGTCGTCTCTGTCTGCCGGGCTCATTACTTACTTTGTAGTACTGCTTGTTGCTTTTGCTTTTTTTATTATCCTTTTCAATTTTGGAATCGCCTTCCTTATCGGGAAAGCACTGGATAATTACTCTTACGGATTCTTAATTGTTGCAGGGTTTTATGCTTTGGTAATGGCATTTGTTGTTGCATTCAAAGGTAAAATTGTCAACACGGTTGCAGATCAGGTTATTAAATTTTTAAATCATTAA
- a CDS encoding YtxH domain-containing protein, producing MSRKGNNTAGILAGLLAGAAAGVILGMLYAPEEGKETRKKIKTKANDLKDQAKNKYGEVSEKVKDQYSNISSTFKETASSVAHTVKDGYDKYKDQIVSKTADLAKDVEAELNDLKK from the coding sequence ATGTCTAGAAAAGGAAATAATACAGCAGGTATATTGGCAGGACTTCTTGCAGGTGCTGCGGCAGGTGTAATCTTAGGAATGTTATACGCACCGGAAGAAGGTAAAGAAACCAGAAAAAAAATTAAAACTAAGGCTAATGATCTAAAAGATCAGGCGAAAAATAAATATGGAGAGGTTTCTGAAAAAGTAAAGGACCAGTACAGCAATATTTCTTCTACTTTCAAGGAAACTGCTAGCAGCGTAGCACATACTGTGAAAGACGGATATGATAAATACAAGGATCAGATTGTTTCCAAAACTGCAGATCTGGCAAAAGATGTGGAAGCAGAACTGAATGACCTAAAAAAATAA
- the cmk gene encoding (d)CMP kinase: protein MKKPVIAIDGYSSTGKSSISKIIADQLGLIHMDTGALYRGVTWYALQHCVNENGEIDLNTLFSSFDRIKLEFKNNGGTLILFLNDSDISKEIRTNIVSDNVSLVAKQKEVRDFLLQSQRTLAEKGGVIMDGRDIGTVVLPNADYKFFLTASIDERTNRRFLELKGLGIEADKEQVKQNLIERDKIDSEREIAPLKQAEDAIVIDNSELTKDETIALILSHIKKI from the coding sequence ATGAAAAAACCTGTAATTGCTATCGATGGGTACTCGTCTACCGGAAAAAGTTCTATCTCTAAAATCATTGCTGATCAACTGGGACTTATTCATATGGATACAGGAGCGCTTTACAGAGGAGTTACCTGGTATGCTTTGCAGCATTGTGTGAATGAAAACGGTGAAATTGATCTGAATACACTGTTCTCTTCTTTTGACCGGATCAAACTTGAATTTAAAAACAACGGCGGCACACTGATTCTTTTTCTTAATGATTCTGATATCTCCAAAGAAATCCGTACCAACATCGTATCCGATAATGTAAGCCTTGTGGCCAAACAAAAAGAAGTAAGAGACTTCTTGCTACAGTCACAGCGCACTTTGGCAGAAAAAGGAGGTGTTATTATGGACGGACGTGACATAGGGACAGTAGTTCTGCCAAATGCGGACTATAAATTCTTTCTTACTGCCAGCATTGACGAAAGAACCAACAGAAGATTTCTGGAGCTGAAAGGCCTGGGCATAGAAGCTGATAAAGAACAGGTAAAACAAAACCTTATAGAACGCGACAAGATCGACAGTGAGCGTGAGATAGCCCCATTGAAGCAGGCTGAAGACGCCATTGTTATAGATAATTCTGAACTGACCAAGGACGAAACCATAGCCCTTATTTTATCTCACATCAAAAAGATTTAA
- the porQ gene encoding type IX secretion system protein PorQ, whose product MKKIIIFSLFLSGIVSYAQTGTNVYPFLNVPVSARQAALGGDAISVRDYDVSFAIANPALLNKDSDKQLSVNATAYLADSKYGTIAYAKDFENGHMATINARYMSYGSIPRTDESGFENGEFKASDVAIGAGYAYQFEEDWTIGGGLNFITSKIDNYTSSAISGTAGVTYHNKKNKEVVSLVMRNFGFQLKSFNGTRENLPFRIDLGYTKTIKNFPLAITITAHDLQKFDISSEENLDGQKVGTGRKIADHFSLGAELFPEKNFNIRLGYNVKRGNELAVADQRNFSGLSAGFGVKVSRFRIDYAHVRYHNSSNVNQIGISMDLSSHRGE is encoded by the coding sequence TTGAAGAAAATTATCATTTTTTCATTATTTCTATCAGGAATTGTTTCTTATGCGCAAACAGGAACAAATGTTTATCCGTTCTTAAATGTACCTGTATCTGCAAGACAAGCTGCCCTGGGCGGTGATGCAATTTCAGTAAGAGATTATGATGTTTCCTTTGCTATTGCAAACCCTGCCCTGTTAAATAAAGATTCTGATAAACAGCTTTCTGTAAATGCAACGGCATACCTTGCCGATTCGAAATACGGAACGATTGCTTATGCCAAAGACTTTGAAAATGGCCATATGGCGACCATCAATGCAAGGTATATGAGCTATGGAAGTATTCCGAGAACGGATGAAAGCGGTTTCGAAAACGGAGAATTTAAGGCTTCTGATGTAGCCATTGGTGCAGGCTATGCCTACCAGTTTGAAGAAGACTGGACTATTGGTGGAGGACTTAATTTTATTACCTCAAAAATTGATAATTATACTTCTTCCGCCATCTCCGGAACAGCGGGAGTTACCTATCATAATAAAAAGAACAAAGAAGTGGTTTCATTGGTGATGAGAAACTTTGGCTTTCAGCTGAAATCTTTCAATGGAACAAGAGAAAACCTTCCTTTCAGAATAGATCTGGGATACACCAAAACCATCAAGAATTTCCCTCTTGCCATCACTATTACCGCACATGACCTGCAAAAGTTTGATATTTCTTCAGAAGAAAATCTGGACGGGCAGAAAGTGGGTACCGGAAGAAAGATTGCCGATCACTTTTCATTGGGAGCAGAATTGTTCCCGGAAAAGAACTTCAATATCAGACTGGGATATAATGTAAAAAGAGGAAATGAGCTGGCGGTGGCAGATCAGAGAAACTTTTCAGGGCTTTCTGCAGGATTTGGAGTTAAAGTGTCCAGATTCCGTATAGATTATGCGCACGTTAGATATCACAACTCTTCAAATGTCAATCAGATAGGAATTTCCATGGACCTTTCCAGCCACAGAGGAGAATAA
- the pyrH gene encoding UMP kinase, which yields MKYKRILLKLSGEALMGNRQYGIDNERLQEYAAEIKKVVDKGCEVAIVIGGGNIFRGVAGAAKGMDRVQGDYMGMLATVINGMALQGALEDAGIKTRLQSAIEMDKVAEPFIKRRAVRHLEKGRVVIFGAGTGNPYFTTDTAATLRAIEIGADVILKGTRVDGIYDSDPEKNADAVKYNSLSFDEVFEKNLKVMDMTAFTLSHENKLPIIVFDMNKDGNLEKIVDGENVGTLVDL from the coding sequence ATGAAATATAAAAGAATCCTTCTGAAACTGAGCGGTGAGGCCTTAATGGGAAACAGACAATACGGTATTGACAATGAAAGACTGCAGGAGTATGCTGCAGAGATCAAAAAAGTAGTTGACAAGGGATGTGAAGTGGCGATCGTAATCGGAGGAGGAAATATTTTCCGCGGTGTTGCAGGAGCAGCAAAAGGAATGGACAGGGTACAGGGAGATTATATGGGAATGCTGGCTACTGTAATCAACGGAATGGCTTTACAGGGAGCACTGGAAGATGCAGGAATCAAAACAAGACTTCAGTCTGCGATCGAAATGGATAAAGTAGCGGAACCTTTCATCAAAAGAAGAGCAGTAAGACACCTTGAAAAAGGAAGAGTAGTAATCTTCGGTGCAGGAACAGGAAACCCTTATTTTACAACTGATACGGCTGCTACGTTAAGAGCTATCGAAATCGGTGCTGATGTGATCCTGAAAGGAACAAGAGTAGACGGAATCTACGACAGTGATCCTGAAAAGAATGCAGATGCTGTAAAATACAATTCATTATCTTTTGATGAAGTGTTTGAGAAAAACCTTAAAGTAATGGATATGACTGCATTTACTTTGAGTCACGAAAATAAATTGCCAATCATTGTATTCGATATGAATAAAGATGGAAATTTAGAAAAAATTGTAGATGGTGAAAATGTAGGTACTCTTGTTGATTTATAA